The DNA segment atataaatttatacaattttattatatttagctcaatataataattttaatttaatatgattgattgtgATTATATAATagctaaaatattatagattttttatttttcattttatataactgaatatattaatgtataataatattttaaactaattttgaaattagtgaaaatatttaaatataatttcaaaaatgaagatcttgtaaaaatctttttaaacagatttgttagaattttaaaataaatatatttatatttaaaatgaaaagatatcaaaagatactatgattaaaatattttaaaaattatatttattattagtctgaattaaaatatagtatgaatttttatgaataggtccattaggtccattttaaaaaaaattacacatgaatcaaggttgtgacttctgttttaatatataagatgtacAACATGCAAATATGCGTCTATGAAATATCACTTCGTTGATTCTTGGAAGTTCCTTTTTTTCAAATAGCCTGGATTATTCTTAAGCATAATCCTTTTACAGATACTTTCACAGCAAGTCAAACGGGTCCTCTTCATGTAACATTTTACACATAATAATGGAAACAATCATCAAAATCAAGAATATTAGACTAAGAACACCTCTAACTCcactatatttttcattttaaaatagaatttagaataaaaaaactttgactaccatattctattttttacttttaatagaGTAAAAATTTTACTCCATAAACtgattaattcatttttttgttcattatactatttttcactttaaaacgGAGTAACATTAAACACAACTCAATTATCGAAttacttaagaaaaaaaaaggtgatCTTATGGTGTAAGTGGTTAACTCTTTTGGTGCTTAACTAATTTATGAGAATGTAATAATAACAAGGTTAAAAGACTATAGGGAGCAAATGTGCAAATATACACAAAGTTATACAATAAACGACTTTTCGTCCGCCTCCAAAAGCTccaaaagccaaaaaaaaaaaaaagatcaaaactttcaCAGCTCAAAACATGTCTCGTCGATCGCTGACTCTCCTCAAGAACCTCGCCAGAAACTCAAACGCCTCATGCATCCAAACCCGATCCGTGACCTACATGCCCCGACCCGGCGACGGATCCCCGCGCGCAGTGACCCTAATCCCCGGCGACGGGATCGGCCCTCTGGTGACCAACGCCGTCGAGCAGGTGATGGAGGCGATGCACGCGCCGATCTACTTCGAGAAGTACGACGTCCACGGGGAGATGAGCCGCGTGCCCTTGGAGGTGATGGAGTCGATAAGGAAGAACAAGGTGTGCTTGAAAGGAGGGCTCAAGACTCCTGTGGGAGGAGGTGTGAGCTCGCTGAACGTGCAGCTGAGGAAGGAGCTTGATCTGTTCGCGTCGCTGGTTAATTGTTTTAACTTGCCTGGGTTGCCGACGAGGCATGAGAATGTGGATATTGTTGTGATTAGGGAGAATACGGAGGGGGAGTATGCGGGGCTTGAGCATGAGGTTGTTCCTGGTGTTGTTGAGAGTCTTAAGGTTGGTTTTTGAATttaaagtttcgatttttatgTGACTGTTTAGCTTAGGGAGCACTAGTTGGTTGTTCCTGGTGTTGTTTGAGAGTCTTTAAGGTTAGTTTTATCATTgaaagtttcgatttttatgGACTTGTAGCGTATAGAGTGTTGAGGGTAGTTTCGGAATTgaaagtttcgatttttattgACTCTTAGCTTAGAAAGCACCACAGGGTTGTTCCTCCTGTTGTTTGAGAGTCTTATAAGGTCAGTTTCTTCATTgaaagtttcgatttttatgGACTCTAAGCTTAGAAAGCACCACTGGGTTGTTCCTAATGTTGCTTGAGAGGGTTGAGGTCAGTTTCCGAATTGAAAATTTCGATTTTTATTGACTCGTAGCTTATAGAGTACCACTATGTTTGTTCCTGGTGTTGTTGAGAGTCTTAAGGTCATTTCCTCATTGAAAGTTCCGATTTTTATTGACTGCTAGCTTAGAGAGCACCACTAGGTTTGTTCCTGGCGTTGTTGAGAGTGTTGAGGTCAGTTTCTGAATTGAAAGTTTTGATCTTTATGGAATCTTAGCTTAGAGGGTGTTCATGGTGTTGTTGAGAGTCTTGAGGTCAGTTTCGTCATtaaaagtttcgatttttataGACTCTTAGCTTAGAGAGCACCACTAGGTTGTTCTTAGTGTTGTTTGAGAGTCTTAAGATCAGTTTCGTCATTAGAAGTTTCAATTTTTATGGACTCTTTAGCTTAGAGAGTCTTAAGGTCAGTTTACACATTGaaagtttagatttttattGTCATGGCTTCTTGAAACAGTGTTGGATTAGCTGAATGGTTATTTCTTGGATCTGATCTCATGATTTGGAGTCTATTTTTTAGGTGATCACGAAGTTTTGTTCGGAGCGTATAGCGAAGTATGCGTTTGAGTATGCGTACCTGAACAACAGGAAGAAAGTGACGGCAGTGCACAAGGCTAACATTATGAAACTTGCTGATGGTTTGTTCTTGGAGTCTTGCCGAGAGGTGGCTAAAAAGTATCCAGGCATCACTTACAATGAGATTATTGTTGATAACTGCTGTATGCAACTTGTAGCCAAACCAGAGCAATTCGATGTCATGGTATGTTTAATAGTTGTATTTCTGTGGCCATGATTATGTATTCTTATTACTTTGGTTGTCTCTGTTGGAGCATTAGCTTCCTTTGgctttttattcttttcttgaAAATGTTTATTCATTAAATGTTCTGCAGGTGACACCCAATCTCTATGGTAATTTAGTTGCAAACACTGCTGCTGGTATTGCTGGAGGCACTGGAGTCATGCCTGGAGGTAAAAAATAGTTTGTATTAATACTCTCAATTACCCTATTGGAACAGCTCTGAAATTTTGACGTTAAACATGAAAACAGGAAACGTTGGGGCTGACCATGCGGTATTTGAGCAAGGTGCATCAGCAGGAAACGTGGGGAAAGACAAGATAGTACGAGAAAACAAAGCGAACCCAGTGGCGCTGCTTCTCTCATCAGCCATGATGCTAAGACACCTTCAGTTTCCTTCATTTGCTGACCGGCTTGAAACAGCAGTGAAAAGAGTCATCTCTGAAGGAAAGTGCCGGACTAAAGATCTTGGTGGACAAAGCACTACTCAGCAGGTCGTTGATGCCGTCATTGCAAATCTTGAGTGACCAACCTTTGACCAAGTTACTTGTTCCTTCCTTCCCCCTCTGCATAAATCATCAAAGTTCCTTGCTACTGTTGCCAAAAGTATATTGGGTATAATCCACGGTGTCTGGTTTTGTACCTCAGAGTTTTACATTCTTTAGACGTTAACTCGTCGAAACTCTCGAATCATATTTTTCTATTCCAAATAATTCATGTTGCTACGCTTGTTTTGGGTTTGTCTTTTCAGAATTATTGTTGTCTAAGAAGTGAATGAAAGAAAACTTCAGTTCTTAGTTCTTTTCCTATACAACATAGCACCACCAGAGAAACTAGCAACAAGTAGAAGAGCGAGTGAATCATAACTATCATTATTGTTGGGATTCACAAGTGTAATGTATTCATACACAGAGAGCTAAAAGCACATGAGGTATGAGTTTGTCTTGTCTAGCAGATTAATGAAACACCACAAGtaacaagagaaaaaaaacataaaacatgaaATGATCTTTTGCATTCACTTGTCTTCCAATCTAGCCAGGATCGACTCTGCAAAACTCTGTTGCCTGTGAATTTAAAGAAAGACAAATCATCATCAAGTCTCTTTAGGAATTCGAGCATAAACAATAGATACAGATAATAATGCAAAGACTTTGCCACTGGAAGTTCTCAGTGATTCATTTAGTTCGAGAGAATAATGACAGAGAAATTTAAAGAATAACATACTTGCGTTCACTATGCTTGGAACTTGGCCTAGAATACTTCAAGTATCCATCCCAAGGGACCTTTTTGAGACCTGCCCTATGAGATATCATGTCTCTGACCCTGTGAGAACCAAACAAAGTGGATCTCATAAATGTTAGACCAACTACTAAAACGCAAAAGAATGTCATGCTCGTAGTGTTTTACTGTTTTACCTCTCTGCAAACTCAATTGCTGTCTCACCAGGCCTTATTGTTTGGGGTTCCAAGTACCACACTTCACACACAACAGCCCACGATGTCATGAGTTGCAGTAAATGCATAGTGAATGATTGTCTGCAAAAGAGAATGAATGCAACACCTTTTGTTAGAAATGTTCCAAAAGAAAACTTCATGTCTTTGCAACCAGAACAATCGCAACTatgcaaatatataaaattaaaagactAGTGTGCTATAACTAGCTACAATCTTATAAGAAAGTCATAACGAAAACACCCTTACTTTCTGCTGTTCCAGAAGGCGTCAACAAAGATCTTGTTGTATTTAATGGCAATTGGACAAACAGTGCAGTCCAATTCAAAAGCACCCTGAACATTGTCATGAGGCAACTCAGAAACTATTAACATAAAACATCAAAGTAAAGGTCCAGAA comes from the Brassica rapa cultivar Chiifu-401-42 chromosome A01, CAAS_Brap_v3.01, whole genome shotgun sequence genome and includes:
- the LOC103829929 gene encoding isocitrate dehydrogenase [NAD] regulatory subunit 1, mitochondrial, producing MSRRSLTLLKNLARNSNASCIQTRSVTYMPRPGDGSPRAVTLIPGDGIGPLVTNAVEQVMEAMHAPIYFEKYDVHGEMSRVPLEVMESIRKNKVCLKGGLKTPVGGGVSSLNVQLRKELDLFASLVNCFNLPGLPTRHENVDIVVIRENTEGEYAGLEHEVVPGVVESLKVITKFCSERIAKYAFEYAYLNNRKKVTAVHKANIMKLADGLFLESCREVAKKYPGITYNEIIVDNCCMQLVAKPEQFDVMVTPNLYGNLVANTAAGIAGGTGVMPGGNVGADHAVFEQGASAGNVGKDKIVRENKANPVALLLSSAMMLRHLQFPSFADRLETAVKRVISEGKCRTKDLGGQSTTQQVVDAVIANLE